In Spinacia oleracea cultivar Varoflay chromosome 5, BTI_SOV_V1, whole genome shotgun sequence, a single window of DNA contains:
- the LOC110806012 gene encoding 2-Cys peroxiredoxin BAS1, chloroplastic — MACAASSSAILSPNPRVFAAKSHAPMAAASVSSLPKPFSQTLTLSSNFNGVRKSFQSPRRAQSSRSSFVVRASAELPLVGNVAPDFEAEAVFDQEFINVKLSDYRGKKYVILFFYPLDFTFVCPTEITAFSDRHGEFEKLNTEILGVSVDSVFSHLAWVQTERKSGGLGDLNYPLVSDVTKSISKAFNVLIPDQGIALRGLFIIDKEGVIQHSTINNLGIGRSVDETLRTLQALQFVQENPDEVCPAGWKPGEKSMKPDPKLSKEYFAAI, encoded by the exons atggcgtGTGCAGCTTCATCCTCCGCAATTCTCTCTCCAAACCCTAGGGTTTTCGCCGCTAAATCTCATGCTCCCATGGCAGCAGCTTCCGTTTCTTCTCTCCCCAAACCCTTCTCTCAAACCCTAACTCTTTCTTCCAACTTCAATGGCGTCCGCAAATCCTTTCAATCTCCTCGCCGCGCTCAATCCTCCAGGAGCAGCTTCGTCGTTCGCGCTTCT GCTGAGCTTCCCTTAGTTGGAAATGTTGCACCAGACTTTGAGGCAGAGGCTGTTTTCGACCAAGAGTTCATTAAT GTAAAACTTTCCGATTACAGGGGAAAGAAATatgtaattttgtttttttacccGTTGGATTTCACATTTGTTTGCCCTACTG AGATCACTGCTTTCAGTGACCGCCACGGGGAGTTTGAGAAGTTGAACACTGAAATACTAGGTGTTTCCGTCGACAGTGTT TTCTCTCATCTCGCATGGGTCCAAACAGAGAGGAAGTCTGGTGGTTTGGGTGATCTGAATTATCCCTTAGTCTCTGACGTCACCAAGTCTATCTCAAAGGCTTTCAATGTTCTGATCCCAGACCAG GGAATTGCATTGAGAGGACTGTTCATCATTGACAAGGAGGGAGTCATTCAACATTCGACGATTAACAACCTTGGTATTGGTCGTAGTGTTGACGAGACTCTAAGAACTCTTCAG GCATTGCAATTTGTGCAGGAGAACCCCGATGAAGTGTGCCCTGCAGGGTGGAAGCCAGGGGAGAAATCAATGAAGCCAGACCCCAAGCTCAGCAAGGAGTACTTTGCTGCCATATAA
- the LOC110806018 gene encoding cytokinin riboside 5'-monophosphate phosphoribohydrolase LOG7: MEETKPSKFKRVCVFCGSSSGKKLSYQDAAVELGKQLVERRIDLVYGGGSVGLMGLVSQAAHDGGRHVLGVIPKSLVSKEITGETVGEVKTVSNMHQRKAEMAKEADAFIALPGGYGTLEELLEVITYAQLGIHRKPVGLLNVDGYYNCLLSFIDKAVDEGFISPTSRGIIVSAPTAKELFRKLEEYVPEIDELSSKLIWEEVERPTYVSESAVTT; this comes from the exons ATGGAAGAGACAAAGCCGTCAAAATTCAAGCGGGTTTGTGTGTTTTGTGGAAGCAGTTCTGGCAAGAAATTAAGCTACCAAGATGCTGCTGTTGAGCTTGGCAAACAACTG GTGGAGAGAAGGATTGATTTGGTGTATGGAGGTGGCAGCGTGGGTTTGATGGGTCTTGTTTCTCAGGCAGCTCATGATGGTGGGCGCCATGTTCTAGG GGTCATTCCAAAGAGCCTTGTTTCAaaagag ATAACTGGTGAAACAGTTGGGGAAGTGAAGACTGTATCAAACATGCACCAGAGAAAGGCTGAAATGGCCAAAGAAGCTGATGCATTCATTGCATTACCTG GTGGATATGGCACTCTTGAAGAACTTCTGGAAGTCATCACTTACGCTCAGCTTGGAATACACCGAAAACCT GTGGGGCTGTTGAATGTGGATGGGTACTACAATTGCTTATTGTCTTTTATCGATAAGGCCGTTGATGAAGGCTTTATCTCTCCAACTTCTCGTGGGATCATTGTGTCAGCCCCAACAGCAAAAGAATTGTTTAGAAAGCTTGAG GAATATGTCCCCGAGATCGATGAATTGTCGTCTAAGTTGATATGGGAGGAAGTGGAGAGGCCTACTTATGTCTCTGAATCGGCCGTCACGACATAA